The DNA window AGGCGAAGAGGGGGCATATCTTCCACTAAAGCAGTAAATCCTGTAAAGCAGTAAATCCTGCGAGGAGGTCCTGAATTCACTCCATGAGAGGACATCCGAGCGCCGGCGTAGTGGTCATCGTCTCACTCGTTTTGGCCCGAACCTTCTCCGCCGCCGCGGACGATGCGTCTGGCATCGTCCGGGTGGCCCCGGCATCGCCGGTGCAGGGTGACACGTTGATGGTCACCGTGACGGCGCCGGAGGCTGCGACCGTGACGGTTCGGTACGACGGCGCCCTTGTGGCCTCGTACGCGCGCTCAGATGGGACGCGACGCGCCCTGGTCGGCACCGATCCCACGGTCTCCGCGGGTTCCCATACGATCGCCGTGACTGTCACCGCGGGGGGGACCCAGCCGCTTCGGACATCGCGCACCGTGAGGCTCGCGCCGGGACGCTTCGAGGTCCGAACCCTCACCCTTCCCCCGCAGACGTTCGGGCTGATCACCCCACAGAACGCGGCTACCGAGTGGCGGGCGCTCGGTCCGGTGTTGGGCCGCAGGACGCGTGAGGCGATGTGGACCGGGGTGTTCATGGCGCCGTCCGATGGGCTCATGGACTCGCCCTATGGTTACCAGAGCGTGTACAACGGGCATCGCATGTGGTGGCACCAGGGGGTCGACTTCGCCGCCTCGGCGGGTGCTCCCGTCGTGGCCGCCAATGCAGGCGTCATCGCGCTCGCGCAGGCGCTCCCGCTTGGCGGAAACACGGTGGTGATCGATCACGGGCAGGGCGTCCTCACCGAGTATCTGCACTTGTCGGCGTTCGCGGTCCCGGTGGGGGCCCGCGTGGAGCGTGGGGCATTGATCGCCCGGATCGGGGCGACGGGCCTGGTCACCGGGCCCAGTCTGCATTGGGGGCTGTACGTCAACGGGACGTGGGTGAACCCCTTATTCTGGACGGAGCCGCACGCCGGGCTTACGCAATAACGACGTCCAGCAGCCTCGGTCCGTCGTGGCGTTCCGCGAGGGCATCCCGGAGCTCGTCGGGTCGTGAGATGAGCCGGGCCGGAACACCGAACCCCTGAGCCACGGCCGGGATGTCCACGACCGGCGCGTCGAGGTCCATGCCGATCAGCCGCTCCGGCGGGACGGGCTGCCCTTTGTATTGGGCCATGCCGTCCTTCAGCACCTGGTACGCGCGGTTGTCCATGACGAGGATCGTCGCGGGAATCCGGTATTTGGCCGCGGTCCAGAGCGCCTGGACCGTATACATCAGCGAGCCATCCCCGATCGTACAGATCACCTTCCGATCGGGCCAGGCCATCTGGGCTCCGAGACTGGCGGGGAGGCCGAGCCCCAGCGATCCTGCGGCGAGCCCGAGGTAGGCCCGCTCGGTTCGAAACGGGATGTACCGATCGATGATCCGGGCCGCGGTGATGGCCTCATCGACGACGGTCGTCGTCTCGTCCATCATCTCCCCGAGGGTCCGGTAGACGAATTCCTGGGTCATTCGCGCCCCCGGGGCGGGAGGCGCTGCCGGGACTCGCCAGCCTTCTTCCCGCCGGCTCCGTTCCCGGCGGACCTCGGCCGTCCGAGCCGCGACCTCTTGTGCCCGCGTCCCGCTGATCCGCCCGCGCACCAGAGAGGCGACCTCGGGCAGGATCGCCGCGGGGTCTCCCACCACGCCGAGGGTCACGGGAATGTTCTTGCCGATCTCCCAGGGATCCGTATCGATGTGGTAGACCCTGGTCTGTTCCGGGAGCCGGACCTCCGGCGTGTACAGGAGCGATGCAAACTTCCTCGCCCCCGCGATCAGCACGACATCGGCCGGCCCGAGTTCCTGACGGAGTTGCGCCAGGGACAAGCCGATCATCCCGAGGTACTGGGGATGATCGGTCGGAAACACCGACCGGACCGGAAGCCGTTCTCCATAGACTCGCGCCCCGGTGGCTTCGGCGATCCGGACCAGGGCGGTCCGGGCGTCGGGCGTCGCCGCGCCCGCGCCCACAATGAGCACAGGCGCGCGGGCCTCTGCGAGCGCCCCGGCGATCCGCTCCAAGACGGCCGGCGCCGGCCGCATCTCGCCCGCGATCTCGATCCATGGGGCGGGGCTCCCCGCCTCTTCGTCGAGGCAGTCCATGGGGAGCGACAAGAACACCGGTCCTTGGGGCGGGGTGGCGGCGGTCTTGAACGCCCTCGCCAGCGCGAGCGGGATGTCCGCTCCGGTCCGGGCTTCATACGACCACTTCGTGTACTGGGAGGCGAGGTGCGCGAGGTCGCTCCACAATGAGGGTTCCTGCAGGATCATGCGCCGATCCACCTGCCCGGCGGTGATCACCATCGGGGTCTTGGCGCGGTGCGCATTGAAGATGTTTCCAAGCCCGTTCGCAAGACCTGGAGTGATGTGGAGGTTGACGACCGCCGGGTCCCCGGTGGCCTGCGCGTACCCGTAGGCCATCCCGACGGGGATCGCATCCTGGAGCCCGAGCACGTACGTGATCTCGGGGTAATCGGCGAACATTTCCATGAAGTTGAGCTCGGTCGTCCCGGGGTTGCCAAAGACATAGCGGGTGCCCCGATCCCGAAGCATGTCGAAGAGGACGGTTTTCGCCTGCACCGGTCCCGCTTACCCTCGCAACTTGTTAAACAGGTCCTCGAGTCCCTGCCGCGTGAACCCGGGGCTCTGGCAATAGGTGATCAGCTGCCGTTCCACCTGTTCCACCTTCGCCACGCCTTCTGCGATCCGTCCGGCGATCTCCCGGGGAACCGAGAGCACGCCGTGTTGGTCGCCGTGGATGATGTCGCCGGGGCGCACCGTGAGGCCGCCCACCTGGACGGGGACGCCGATCTCGACCAGATGCACGTACGCGTGGGAGACCGAGACGCTGCCGGCGAAGAAATGGAACCCGAGCGCCCGAACCTCATCCAGGTCGCGCACCGAGCCGTTGGTGACCGTGCCGGTGCAGCCGAGCGCGCGGTGGATGTTGCTCTGGACGTCGCCCCAAAACGCTCCGACGCCCGGGGGGTCGTCTAGGTCCTGGATGACGATCACGCGCGGGGATGGGATCTTCTCCAACTCGCGCCACATCGCCGGGCGCAGGGCCCCCGCCGCGGCCGGCGGGGTCGTGCTCGCGCGGATCGTGGCCGTGTATGCGTATCCGACCATCGTGCCGAATTCGGGGAAGATGCACCGGATCTGGCTCGACATGAATCCCGCGGTGCGCGGTTGGAGGTTGAACGTCTCGACGGCGTTGGCGACGGTCGGGCTGCTGTACAGGCGGAGTTCCTCGAGACGATCTGGGGAGAGCGGATCGGACATGAGCGCCTCCAGGGCACGAAGCGTTGGCCGCATCGGGTGCAGGCGAGAGATTCTCGCGGAGCATTCGCGTCCCCTGCCCACCTGATGCCGCAGTGGCAGCGCAACATCTACGCGATCTGGTCCGCGCAGTTTCTCGCGATGGTTGGGCTCACCTTGATCGTCCCGTTCCTGCCCTTCTACCTGCGCGTGCTGGGCGTCACCCGCCTCGAAGAGGTGGAGCGGTGGAGCGGGTTCCTGTTTGCCGCCCCGTTCCTGGTCCAGATGCTCACGGCGCCGCTCTGGGGGGTGCTCGGCGATCGCCACGGGCGAAAGATCATGGTGCTGCGCGCCATGGCCGGGATCGGCACGACCAACGTGCTCTCCGCCTTCGTCAGCCACGTCGGGCAGTTGATGGTGATCCGCGCCGTCCAGGGCGGCGTGAGCGGATTCGTGGCGGCCGGCAACGCACTGGTCACCGCGTCGATCCCGCCCCATCGGATGGGCGCGGCCCTGGGGATGCTGCAGACGTCGCTCACGGCGGGAGGCATCATCGGCCCCCTGTTCGGCGGAGCCCTCGCCGATCTCGTCGGCTACCGGAACGTGTTTCTCATCACCGGGGCGACGTGCTTCGCCGCGGCGGCCGTCGTCTTCTTCGGCGCACAGGAGCAGATGACGCCCGCCCGCGCACGAACGGCCGGCCCGGGCGTGTGGGCGAATGTCGCTTACTTTTTCCAGTCCCCGGCCCTGCGGACGACCGGGATGCTGCTGTGCACGAGCCAGGTCGCGATCATGAGCGTCGAGCCGATCTTTTCCGTGTACGTGACGACGCTGCGCGTCCCGCCGGAGCGGGTGGCGACCGTCGCCGGCGTGCTCTTCTCGGTGACCGGATTCGCCGCGATGCTCGGCGCGCCGCTGTGGGGGCGCACCGCCGATCGGTCGGGCGAGCAGCGGGTCCTGGTCCTCACGCTGAGCGGCGCCGCGGTCGCGTACGCCGCCCAGTTCTGGGCGGGCACGCCGTGGGAGGTGTTCGTGTTTCGCGCCGCGCTCGGATTTTTCACGGGCGGCATGCTCCCTCCGCTCTACGCGGTCGTGGCGCGCGCGTCGCCCCCGGAGCGGCTCGGAGGGATCATGGGGCTGACCAGCAGCGCGATCATGCTCGGCAGCGTGATCGGTCCGCTCCTCGGCGGCGGGCTCGCCGCCGCCGTCGGGATCCGCTGGGTGTTTCTGCTCGCCGCGTCGGTGCTGGCGATCTCAACGGCGGGGGTGCGGAGGCTGGTGCTGCAGAGCGACGCGCCGGAGCACTGATCCGGCGCTACGTGCGCACCCGGCGGCCCTCGGTCCTAGCACTCTCCACCACCGCGCCGAGCGTGCCGCGCGGACGGTTGAGGTGGGACTGGGTCTCCCGGGTGGTGCGTAGGGGCCCCGCCACCGTGTAGTGGTGCGCCCCCGCGACCAGCAACTCTTCTGCCGGCAGCCGGGTGATGACCTCGCACCCATCCTTGGTCACGACGAGCTGCTCTTCGATCCGGGCCGCGGACCAGCCATCCGCGGCCGGCCAGAACGTCTCGAGCGCGAAGACCATGCCTTCTTGGATTACCTCCGGATGGTCGAGGGAGACCAGGCGGCTGAAGATCGGCTTCTCCCAAATCGAGAGCCCGACCCCGTGCCCGAACTGGAGGGCAAACGCCGCCTCCTCGTTGGGGAAGCCGAACTCTTCGGCCTTCGGCCAGACCCTGACCACGTCCCCCGTGGTGACTCCCGGTTTGATCAGGCCGATCGCCTCGTCGAGGTACGCGCGGCAGCGCGCGTAGGCGTCGACCATCGCGGGCGACGCGCTGCCGATCGCGAAGGTGCGATAGTAGCACGTGCGATAGCCGTTGTACGCGTGCAGGATGTCGAAGTACGCGGGGTCGCCCGGGCGCAGGGCGCGGTCCGTGTAGACGTGGGGGTGGGGGCTGCACCGCTCGCCGGAGATGGCGTTGACCCCTTCGACATGCTCCGAACCGAGATCGTAGAGCACTTTGGCCACGAGGCCGACGCACTCATTCTCGCGCATCCCGGGCTTCATCGTCCGGTAGAGTTTGTCGTAGGCGGCGTCGACCATCATGCAGGCGGTGTTGAGGAGCGTGATCTCGTCCGGCGTCTTGATG is part of the bacterium genome and encodes:
- a CDS encoding RraA family protein, with product MSDPLSPDRLEELRLYSSPTVANAVETFNLQPRTAGFMSSQIRCIFPEFGTMVGYAYTATIRASTTPPAAAGALRPAMWRELEKIPSPRVIVIQDLDDPPGVGAFWGDVQSNIHRALGCTGTVTNGSVRDLDEVRALGFHFFAGSVSVSHAYVHLVEIGVPVQVGGLTVRPGDIIHGDQHGVLSVPREIAGRIAEGVAKVEQVERQLITYCQSPGFTRQGLEDLFNKLRG
- a CDS encoding MFS transporter, with the protein product MPQWQRNIYAIWSAQFLAMVGLTLIVPFLPFYLRVLGVTRLEEVERWSGFLFAAPFLVQMLTAPLWGVLGDRHGRKIMVLRAMAGIGTTNVLSAFVSHVGQLMVIRAVQGGVSGFVAAGNALVTASIPPHRMGAALGMLQTSLTAGGIIGPLFGGALADLVGYRNVFLITGATCFAAAAVVFFGAQEQMTPARARTAGPGVWANVAYFFQSPALRTTGMLLCTSQVAIMSVEPIFSVYVTTLRVPPERVATVAGVLFSVTGFAAMLGAPLWGRTADRSGEQRVLVLTLSGAAVAYAAQFWAGTPWEVFVFRAALGFFTGGMLPPLYAVVARASPPERLGGIMGLTSSAIMLGSVIGPLLGGGLAAAVGIRWVFLLAASVLAISTAGVRRLVLQSDAPEH
- a CDS encoding Xaa-Pro peptidase family protein, yielding MGLKTYGLMGVDWEERVDFDRLRKARLARAKQELERSELGALLCFDMNNIRYITATHIGTWAMDKLVRFSLLPRKAEPTIWDFGSAARHHQLYCPWLDGRSPAGISTLRGAMSPESGRAEDVARKIRRELEAHGLHREPVGVDVIELPVLFALQAEGITVVDGQQVMQRARLIKTPDEITLLNTACMMVDAAYDKLYRTMKPGMRENECVGLVAKVLYDLGSEHVEGVNAISGERCSPHPHVYTDRALRPGDPAYFDILHAYNGYRTCYYRTFAIGSASPAMVDAYARCRAYLDEAIGLIKPGVTTGDVVRVWPKAEEFGFPNEEAAFALQFGHGVGLSIWEKPIFSRLVSLDHPEVIQEGMVFALETFWPAADGWSAARIEEQLVVTKDGCEVITRLPAEELLVAGAHHYTVAGPLRTTRETQSHLNRPRGTLGAVVESARTEGRRVRT
- a CDS encoding thiamine pyrophosphate-dependent enzyme, translating into MQAKTVLFDMLRDRGTRYVFGNPGTTELNFMEMFADYPEITYVLGLQDAIPVGMAYGYAQATGDPAVVNLHITPGLANGLGNIFNAHRAKTPMVITAGQVDRRMILQEPSLWSDLAHLASQYTKWSYEARTGADIPLALARAFKTAATPPQGPVFLSLPMDCLDEEAGSPAPWIEIAGEMRPAPAVLERIAGALAEARAPVLIVGAGAATPDARTALVRIAEATGARVYGERLPVRSVFPTDHPQYLGMIGLSLAQLRQELGPADVVLIAGARKFASLLYTPEVRLPEQTRVYHIDTDPWEIGKNIPVTLGVVGDPAAILPEVASLVRGRISGTRAQEVAARTAEVRRERSRREEGWRVPAAPPAPGARMTQEFVYRTLGEMMDETTTVVDEAITAARIIDRYIPFRTERAYLGLAAGSLGLGLPASLGAQMAWPDRKVICTIGDGSLMYTVQALWTAAKYRIPATILVMDNRAYQVLKDGMAQYKGQPVPPERLIGMDLDAPVVDIPAVAQGFGVPARLISRPDELRDALAERHDGPRLLDVVIA
- a CDS encoding M23 family metallopeptidase, which gives rise to MRGHPSAGVVVIVSLVLARTFSAAADDASGIVRVAPASPVQGDTLMVTVTAPEAATVTVRYDGALVASYARSDGTRRALVGTDPTVSAGSHTIAVTVTAGGTQPLRTSRTVRLAPGRFEVRTLTLPPQTFGLITPQNAATEWRALGPVLGRRTREAMWTGVFMAPSDGLMDSPYGYQSVYNGHRMWWHQGVDFAASAGAPVVAANAGVIALAQALPLGGNTVVIDHGQGVLTEYLHLSAFAVPVGARVERGALIARIGATGLVTGPSLHWGLYVNGTWVNPLFWTEPHAGLTQ